In one Lepeophtheirus salmonis unplaced genomic scaffold, UVic_Lsal_1.4 unplaced_contig_4735_pilon, whole genome shotgun sequence genomic region, the following are encoded:
- the LOC121131346 gene encoding uncharacterized protein, with translation MKTFFSVLAFFVVSAFASPDAKADAEADPEPYYGYGGLYGYGRPYAAAYTNSYFYTPRPVGYGGHSYGYGGHSLGYGGHSLGYGGHFLGKRDAEASPEAEADPGYGYYSSHRAYGGHLRGGYHGRPYGLGYNYGRGYGHGSGYPYLSGYHYGGYYY, from the coding sequence GTCCTTGCTTTCTTTGTTGTCTCTGCTTTTGCATCTCCTGATGCCAAAGCAGATGCTGAAGCCGATCCTGAACCTTACTACGGCTATGGAGGACTCTATGGATATGGAAGACCATATGCCGCTGCTTATACCAACAGCTACTTTTATACTCCTCGCCCTGTCGGCTATGGAGGACACTCCTATGGATATGGAGGACATTCCCTTGGTTATGGAGGACACTCCCTTGGTTATGGAGGACACTTTCTTGGAAAACGTGATGCTGAAGCTTCTCCTGAAGCTGAGGCTGATCCCGGATATGGTTACTACTCATCCCATCGTGCTTATGGTGGTCACCTTCGTGGGGGATATCATGGTCGTCCTTATGGGCTCGGATATAATTATGGCAGAGGATACGGACATGGATCAGGATATCCTTATCTCAGTGGATACCATTATGGAGGATACTATTATTAA